Proteins from a genomic interval of Panthera tigris isolate Pti1 chromosome A2, P.tigris_Pti1_mat1.1, whole genome shotgun sequence:
- the NFILZ gene encoding NFIL3 like protein gives MDVGLSSLPVVSQGCSKTLRGARGRGPAIRRQREFMPEEKKDTVYWEKRRKNNEAAKRSREKRRLNDAALEGRLAVLLEENALLRAELWTLRHRFGLLPSVAGSRALPLQAMLWEAPWTGDPCSRAEPLPSLSGSRGCFLRPCALDTGVPGCGGCLVAHKWTGLATSPRCPQDPAPPAPKRMDMALQAALPAALFSCHLLDGHGGTRPELRPFWRLWSPMPTGYQASGPSDVLLTPSADPMELPPGVAYPVPGNDSEGQPSLPHKLRIKSQALGRVPPGWADGRGPL, from the coding sequence ATGGACGTGGGTCTCTCCAGCCTGCCAGTTGTATCTCAGGGTTGCAGCAAGACCCTGCGGGGAGCACGCGGCAGGGGTCCGGCCATCCGGAGGCAGCGGGAGTTCATGCCGGAAGAGAAGAAGGACACAGTTTACTGGGAGAAGCGGAGGAAGAACAACGAAGCCGCCAAGAGGTCCCGGGAAAAGCGGCGTCTCAATGACGCGGCCCTCGAGGGCAGGCTAGCCGTGCTGCTGGAGGAAAACGCTCTGCTCAGGGCTGAGCTGTGGACACTGAGGCATCGCTTTGGCCTTCTGCCCTCCGTCGCTGGCTCCCGGGCCCTGCCCCTACAGGCCATGCTATGGGAGGCCCCCTGGACTGGGGACCCCTGCTCTAGGGCcgaacccctcccctccctctctggctcccGTGGCTGCTTTTTGAGGCCATGCGCCCTGGACACTGGGGTTCCGGGATGCGGGGGCTGTCTGGTGGCTCACAAGTGGACTGGTCTGGCCAcctcccccaggtgcccccaggaccctgcgccccctgcccccaagagAATGGACATGGCCTTGCAGGCTGCCCTCCCAGCTGCCTTATTCAGTTGTCACCTCCTGGATGGGCATGGGGGGACCAGACCGGAGCTCAGGCCCTTCTGGAGGCTGTGGTCACCCATGCCCACTGGTTACCAGGCTTCGGGGCCCTCAGATGTGTTGCTCACACCCTCTGCTGACCCGATGGAGTTGCCTCCTGGGGTGGCCTATCCTGTCCCAGGGAACGACTCTGAGGGtcagccctccctgccccacaaaCTGCGCATCAAGTCCCAAGCCTTGGGCAGAGTGCCTCCAGGGTGGGCGGATGGCCGGGGCCCCCTCTGA